From Anopheles coluzzii chromosome 3, AcolN3, whole genome shotgun sequence, the proteins below share one genomic window:
- the LOC120954694 gene encoding unconventional myosin IC, whose protein sequence is MERGLHDRDRVGLQDQVLLEDYQSEDAFIDNLRKRFQENLIYTYIGHVLISVNPYKELPIYTESDVKEYRKRHFFEAPPHVFALSDNAYRSLTEENRGQCILISGESGSGKTEASKKVLQFIAAATGHTQNVEGVKDKLLQSNPVLEAFGNAKTNRNDNSSRFGKYMDVQFDFAGVPEGGNILNYLLEKSRVIHQSGGERNFHIFYQLLAGADDNLLRELHLKRNLDTFYYLSDGANGNVPNIRDADNFRMVQKAMTVIEIPDQEQRQILDIVAAVLHMGNVGFTEEEGKAKILKPESVTAIAKLLGCNEEQLTSAFTHRTIEARGEIVTSPLNRDLAIYARDALAKAVYDRLFTWLVSRINTSLHAADLPKKNSVMGILDIYGFEIFKKNSFEQFCINFCNEKLQQLFIELTLKQEQEEYLREGIEWVPVEYFDNKVICNLIEEKHKGIVALMDEECLRPGDPTDLSFLAKMNDNLGSHPHYICHSRASTTVQKTMGRDEFRLVHYAGDVTYSVHGFLDKNNDLLFRDLKETMAECSNGIIRSCFPAADIGSKRRPETAVTQFKNSLNNLMDILMCKEPSYIRCIKPNDLQTHGQFDVELVRHQVKYLGLMENLRVRRAGFAYRRTYELFLQRYKCLSRQTWPHYHGPAQDGVQILANELGYGKDDYRMGKTKIFIRFPKTLFDTEDAFQARKHYLASIIQARWKGRRQRKAYLEIRRKIIVGQTYIRRYLAVQTLKRRRDAAAKIRFFIKGFITRHDEPNECNRSFIQLTKRHWLLKLAKSLPTSFMNHTWIAAPKHCQDASILLRQMHKLHLARCYRVALNAERKRQLDLKVLSEAVFKNSKRNYPESVGPWFVDDRIAKQHATQISNFTVTQMNGEKLHYSTPVVKYDRRGYKPRERFFLLSNKAVYLLDGKTYKQKHRLPLDKVDFCITNERDGIMLIRIPLELKKDKGDLILDVPDIIECCIWILDATKNRSIINIVDTGSLSHNLVRGKTGVIEIQTGPQPSITRAKSGNLLVIAGQ, encoded by the exons ATGGAGCGCGGACTACACGATCGCGATCGAGTAGGCCTGCAGGATCAGGTGCTACTGGAGGACTATCAAAGCGAGGACGCGTTCATCGATAACCTGCGCAAGCGCTTCCAGGAGAATCTTATCTAT ACCTACATTGGCCATGTCCTGATCTCGGTAAACCCGTACAAGGAGCTCCCAATCTACACCGAGAGTGACGTCAAAGAGTACCGGAAGCGACACTTTTTCGAGGCCCCGCCACATGT CTTTGCGCTAAGCGACAATGCGTACCGCTCGCTGACGGAGGAGAACCGCGGCCAGTGTATTTTAATCTCGGGCGAAAGTGGTTCGGGCAAGACGGAAGCGTCGAAGAAGGTGCTACAGTTTATAGCGGCGGCCACCGGCCACACGCAAAATGTGGAGGGCGTGAAGGATAAGCTGCTGCAGAGCAACCCGGTACTGGAGGCGTTCGGGAATGCAAAGACGAACAGGAATGACAACTCGTCCCGGTTCGGCAAGTACATGGACGTGCAGTTCGATTTTGCCGGCGTCCCGGAGGGCGGCAACATTCTGAACTATTTGCTGGAGAAATCGCGCGTCATCCATCAGAGCGGTGGGGAGCGGAACTTTCACATCTTCTACCAGCTGCTGGCCGGTGCGGATGACAATCTGTTGCGGGAGTTGCACCTGAAGAGGAATTTGGATACGTTCTATTATCTGAGTGATGGG GCTAATGGAAATGTCCCGAACATCCGCGACGCGGACAACTTCCGCATGGTCCAGAAAGCGATGACGGTTATTGAAATTCCGGATCAGGAGCAACGACAGATTCTGGATATTGTGGCTGCCGTCCTTCATATGGGCAACGTCGGCTTCACGGAGGAGGAAGGCAAGGCGAAAATCCTGAAGCCGGAATCGGTCACAGCGATTGCAAAG CTTTTGGGATGCAACGAAGAGCAACTAACGAGCGCCTTCACGCACCGTACGATCGAGGCACGGGGCGAGATAGTGACGAGCCCGCTGAACCGCGACCTTGCCATCTACGCGCGCGACGCACTGGCGAAGGCGGTGTACGATCGGCTCTTCACCTGGCTGGTGTCACGCATCAACACCTCGCTGCACGCGGCCGACCTGCCGAAGAAGAACAGCGTGATGGGCATACTGGACATTTACGGCTTTGAGATATTCAAGAAGAACAGCTTCGAACAGTTCTGCATCAACTTCTGCAACGagaagctgcagcagctgttCATCGAGCTGACGCTgaagcaggagcaggaggagtACCTGCGCGAGGGCATCGAGTGGGTGCCGGTGGAGTACTTCGACAACAAGGTGATCTGCAACCTGATCGAGGAAAAGCACAAGGGCATCGTGGCGCTGATGGACGAGGAGTGTCTGCGGCCGGGCGATCCGACCGATCTGAGCTTCCTGGCGAAGATGAACGACAACCTGGGTTCGCATCCGCACTACATCTGTCACAGTCGCGCCTCGACGACGGTGCAGAAGACGATGGGCCGGGACGAGTTCCGGCTGGTGCACTATGCCGGCGACGTGACGTACAGTGTGCACGGCTTTCTGGACAAGAACAACGATCTGCTGTTCCGCGACCTGAAGGAAACGATGGCGGAGTGCAGCAACGGCATCATACGCAGCTGCTTCCCGGCAGCGGACATCGGCAGCAAGCGGCGCCCGGAGACGGCCGTGACGCAGTTCAAGAACTCGCTCAACAACCTGATGGACATACTGATGTGCAAGGAGCCGTCCTACATCCGGTGCATCAAGCCGAACGATCTGCAAACGCACGGCCAGTTCGATGTGGAGCTGGTGCGGCACCAGGTGAAGTATCTGGGGCTGATGGAGAATCTGCGCGTGCGGCGGGCCGGGTTCGCGTACCGCCGCACGTACGAGCTGTTCCTGCAGCGGTACAAGTGCCTGAGCCGGCAGACGTGGCCCCACTATCACGGCCCGGCCCAGGACGGCGTGCAGATACTGGCGAACGAGCTGGGCTACGGCAAGGACGACTATCGCATGGGCAAGACGAAGATTTTCATCCGCTTCCCGAAGACGCTGTTCGACACGGAGGATGCGTTCCAGGCGCGCAAACACTATCTGGCCTCGATCATACAAGCCCGCTGGAAGGGACGCCGGCAGCGCAAGGCGTACCTCGAGATTCGGCGCAAGATTATCGTGGGGCAGACGTACATCCGGCGCTATCTGGCAGTGCAGACGCTGAAGCGGCGGCGCGACGCGGCGGCCAAGATACGGTTCTTCATCAAGGGCTTCATCACGCGGCACGACGAACCGAACGAGTGCAACCGGTCGTTCATCCAGCTGACCAAGCGCCACTGGCTGCTGAAGCTGGCGAAAAGCTTGCCGACGTCGTTCATGAACCACACCTGGATAGCCGCACCGAAGCACTGCCAGGACGCATCGATACTGTTGCGCCAGATGCACAAGCTGCACCTTGCCCGGTGCTACCGGGTGGCGCTGAACGCGGAAAGGAAGCGCCAGCTCGACCTGAAGGTCCTGTCCGAGGCGGTGTTCAAGAACAGCAAGCGCAACTACCCGGAAAGCGTCGGGCCGTGGTTTGTGGACGATCGCATCGCGAAGCAGCACGCGACCCAAATCTCCAACTTTACCGTCACGCAGATGAACGGTGAAAAGCTGCAT TACTCCACCCCGGTCGTGAAGTACGATCGGCGCGGCTACAAACCGCGGGAACGGTTCTTCCTGCTGTCCAACAAGGCGGTCTATCTGCTGGACGGGAAAACGTACAAGCAGAAGCATCGGCTCCCGCTGGACAAGGTGGACTTTTGCATCACGAACGAGCGGGACGGCATCATGCTGATACGCATCCCGCTCGAGCTGAAGAAGGACAAGGGCGACCTGATACTGGACGTGCCGGACATCATCGAGTGCTGCATCTGGATCCTGGACGCGACCAAGAACCGCAGCATCATTAACATCGTCGATACGGGCTC ACTGTCCCACAACCTAGTCAGAGGCAAGACTGGCGTCATCGAAATACAGACCGGCCCGCAGCCGAGCATTACGCGGGCAAAGAGTGGCAATTTGTTGGTT ATTGCTGGCCAATAA
- the LOC120954696 gene encoding uncharacterized protein LOC120954696 — translation MYNIFDYLDHESRKSASLACRRWEQIYSNYCTKRFALCNYETLRFGLHFFTSRVCKDAASMLKHTQRPYHKVHLHLFFGANALTPVDDEVATVISELFKPRWLQQLVVLKLGMRVYPEKFTVELSDAVAKMDHLQELDLSLMRCTKDWPLFSQLKVKNATLDKLKVHGVWPGVIDCPNLRSLELEFPLHNKYKQYLLHQGEEPCWSMKQLQELCIRGGLSFREQEVVDLSTGMEQFCKLMPQFKRLYFDDFIVSERLLRIICESFVHLESLMLHILKMDDPNALRHLEKLPNLRDFGIWDIAGSHAMSFASVCLPKLEKLLLGWLKYDYERMPKLHPMGKTSFRWNLIRSSPVFDDIDKSLKHLRFLWVDLHLINDHLLTKFSQISTLETLVLENVDQKESVLAVPFLKQLKRLVLYCCEDFDPSTIKGDFAKRVPNVKSIKVIFKTPSYGKLCMDYSNEAVQEVNYFPSPMIE, via the coding sequence ATGTACAATATCTTCGACTATCTGGACCATGAATCACGAAAATCGGCATCCCTCGCATGTCGTCGTTGGGAGCAAATCTACTCAAACTATTGCACCAAACGATTCGCGCTGTGCAATTACGAGACCTTGCGTTTTGGTCTGCACTTCTTTACAAGTCGTGTATGTAAAGACGCGGCCAGTATGTTGAAGCACACTCAACGGCCGTATCACAAAGTGCATcttcatttgtttttcggtGCTAATGCCTTGACGCCCGTAGACGATGAAGTTGCCACAGTAATTAGTGAGTTGTTCAAGCCGCGCTGGTTGCAGCAGTTGGTCGTACTGAAGCTCGGAATGCGTGTGTATCCGGAGAAATTTACCGTAGAGCTATCGGATGCGGTGGCAAAGATGGACCATCTGCAAGAGCTGGACCTTAGCTTGATGAGATGCACCAAAGACTGGCCACTGTTCAGCCAGTTGAAAGTGAAGAACGCCACACTGGATAAGTTGAAGGTCCATGGCGTTTGGCCCGGTGTAATTGATTGTCCTAATCTGCGGTCGCTGGAGTTGGAGTTTCCGTTGCATAACAAATACAAGCAATATTTACTGCATCAAGGAGAAGAACCTTGTTGGAGTATGAAGCAGCTACAAGAGCTCTGCATTCGTGGTGGTCTCTCGTTCCGTGAACAAGAGGTTGTAGACCTGTCTACGGGCATGGAACAGTTTTGTAAGCTGATGCCTCAATTTAAAAGGTTATACTTTGATGACTTTATTGTATCGGAGAGGCTGCTGCGCATTATCTGCGAGTCGTTTGTCCACCTGGAAAGCCTGATGCTTCACATCTTGAAAATGGACGACCCGAACGCGTTGCGCCATCTAGAGAAACTGCCCAATCTGCGTGACTTTGGTATTTGGGACATCGCTGGGAGCCACGCAATGTCGTTTGCTTCCGTCTGTTTGCCCAAGCTTGAAAAGCTGTTACTAGGCTGGTTGAAGTACGACTACGAGAGGATGCCTAAACTTCATCCGATGGGAAAGACTAGCTTCAGATGGAATTTGATTAGGTCATCACCAGTGTTTGACGATATTGATAAAAGTTTGAAGCATTTGCGGTTCTTATGGGTTGATTTACATCTTATTAATGATCATCTCTTGACTAAATTCTCCCAGATCTCAACGCTGGAAACGCTTGTCCTAGAGAACGTTGACCAGAAGGAAAGTGTACTGGCTGTGCCATTCTTGAAGCAGCTGAAGCGATTAGTATTGTATTGTTGTGAAGATTTCGATCCCTCTACGATCAAGGGAGATTTTGCAAAACGAGTGCCAAACGTAAAATCaattaaagttattttcaaAACTCCGTCGTATGGCAAGCTGTGTATGGATTACAGTAATGAAGCAGTACAAGAGGTCAATTATTTTCCATCGCCCATGATAGAGTAA
- the LOC120957054 gene encoding uncharacterized protein LOC120957054 has product MDTSLSYCPMDGLPIEIVEMIFDRLDLESLKSLSLTCHRWERLFFQYCSRRFVLRIDEKITLDVDVAFMNYEDRRMEKYLLCEEKMKVAVIMLEQTQRVYRTVHIDFHLELATVIYKLKILNRLFKPHLLQQLTVLKLDMGNDPVMHASDISRAVQKMENLQELYIAFNVRTPHTTECYTMHLVNPTLQKLVIKGITPYVVDCANLWKLDVAESLHVESIIGGKLQRGVDFTGHECYWKIDQLTELSIVNDLKFNLTTRSSILRFYRQLCNVTRLYLYGHTLTQETLQVICESCVQLEEFTIGNLQMDDPNALRYLSNLPNLRQFGIWKILNGNPLSFASVKLPKLEKLLLGCMAIDWPSLASVRSISWLKIKPGPVIDAPICRALSGTFAHLRFLWIDVHTTRVARELLAQLPQMHWLETLVLENIVHLRTLKTLPALPQLERLIIYRCSKKVYERYYNNEALAKLVRDIRWVRAGQKIVEERGIKDSFEC; this is encoded by the exons ATGGATACATCTTTATCGTACTGCCCGATGGATGGGCTTCCAATTGAG ATTGTAGAGATGATATTCGACCGTCTGGATCTAGAGTCGCTTAAATCGCTGTCTCTCACATGCCATCGATGGGAGCGTCTCTTTTTCCAGTACTGTTCGCGCCGGTTTGTGCTGCGCATCGATGAAAAGATAACCCTAGACGTGGACGTGGCTTTTATGAATTACGAAGATCGGCGAATGGAGAAATATTTGCTTTGCGAAGAGAAAATGAAAGTAGCGGTCATAATGCTGGAGCAAACGCAACGTGTCTACCGTACGGTTCATATCGACTTCCACCTGGAGCTAGCCACGGTCATCTACAAGTTAAAAATTCTGAACAGATTGTTCAAACCGCACCTGCTACAGCAGCTGACCGTGCTGAAGCTTGACATGGGCAATGATCCGGTGATGCATGCTAGCGATATATCGCGTGCGGTGCAAAAGATGGAAAATCTCCAAGAGCTGTACATAGCGTTCAACGTACGAACACCACACACTACGGAATGCTACACGATGCACCTGGTAAACCCTACGCTGCAGAAGCTGGTGATCAAAGGCATTACGCCGTACGTGGTTGATTGCGCCAACTTGTGGAAGCTGGATGTTGCGGAATCGCTGCACGTGGAGAGCATCATCGGTGGAAAGTTGCAGCGAGGTGTAGATTTTACTGGGCATGAATGCTACTGGAAGATCGACCAGCTGACCGAACTCTCAATAGTGAATGATTTGAAGTTCAACTTGACAACACGCTCCTCCATCTTGCGATTCTACCGGCAGCTGTGCAATGTGACAAGGCTATATCTGTACGGGCACACCTTAACGCAGGAGACGCTGCAAGTTATCTGCGAGTCGTGCGTTCAGCTCGAAGAATTCACCATTGGCAACTTGCAGATGGATGATCCAAACGCATTGCGCTACCTGTCCAACCTGCCCAACCTGAGACAGTTTGGCATATGGAAGATCCTCAACGGTAACCCACTATCGTTCGCGTCCGTTAAGCTGCCCAAGCTGGAGAAGCTTCTGCTCGGTTGTATGGCCATCGATTGGCCATCGCTCGCCTCCGTGCGATCGATCAGCTGGCTGAAGATCAAACCGGGACCGGTTATAGATGCGCCCATCTGTCGCGCACTCAGTGGCACTTTTGCCCACCTGCGCTTCCTGTGGATCGATGTGCATACCACCCGCGTAGCGCGAGAACTACTGGCCCAGCTGCCGCAGATGCATTGGCTGGAGACGCTCGTGCTGGAGAACATTGTTCACCTACGCACCCTCAAAACGTTGCCAGCCTTGCCCCAGCTAGAGCGGCTTATTATTTATCGCTGCAGTAAGAAGGTGTACGAGCGGTACTACAACAACGAGGCGCTTGCGAAACTAGTGCGCGACATTCGGTGGGTTAGAGCGGGTCAGAAAATTGTGGAAGAGCGTGGAATTAAAGACAGCTTTGAATGTTAG
- the LOC120957055 gene encoding syntaxin-12 — protein MSREGLGLPRGIGQRDYGAMSSTASAAATGSGSDGNFGGFSPTEFISLSESIAANTIFVKQSWQFLEKANRTIGTAKDNQSLRDKINDIQTGTNQRIGTTTKDLQRLTVVVRGGDKQQKLQVEKLTSDFKQVVEFYSKSQQSIAAKMKQVFLVNASQADDLANDAGIPGTAEQQQELQRQRQLQQSLQFEQDMLLEREQRFREIEANVLDVNHIMKELSNITSQQSEVIDTIENSIGRTVDNVESGAEELVKAAEYQNRYRRKVLILLIVAVILGLVVTGIIVSKLKS, from the exons ATGTCAAGGGAAGGTCTCGGACTGCCACGAGGAATCGGTCAACGAGATTACGGTGCGATGAGCAGTACGGCGTCGGCGGCAGCGACCGGCAGCGGCTCGGACGGGAACTTTGGCGGGTTCAGCCCGACCGAGTTCATCTCGCTGAGCGAATCGATTGCGGCGAACACAATCTTCGTGAAGCAGAGCTGGCAGTTTCTGGAGAAGGCTAACCGGACGATCGGCACGGCCAAGGACAATCAATCGCTGCGGGATAAGAT CAATGACATTCAAACGGGCACGAATCAGCGGAtaggcaccaccaccaaggaCCTGCAGCGGTTGACGGTGGTCGTGCGGGGCGGCgacaagcagcagaagctcCAGGTCGAGAAGCTCACCTCCGACTTCAAGCAGGTGGTGGAGTTTTACTCCAAAAGCCAGCAG AGTATAGCGGCCAAGATGAAGCAGGTGTTCCTGGTGAACGCTTCCCAGGCGGACGATCTGGCGAACGACGCCGGCATACCGGGCACGgccgaacagcagcaggagctgcagcggcagcggcagctgcAACAGAGCCTCCAGTTCGAGCAGGACATGCTGCTCGAGCGGGAGCAGCGCTTCCGGGAGATTGAGGCGAACGTGCTGGACGTGAACCATATCATGAAGGAGCTAAGCAACATCACCTCCCAGCAGAGCGAAGTGATTG ACACAATCGAAAACTCGATCGGCCGAACGGTGGACAACGTGGAGAGCGGTGCGGAGGAGCTGGTCAAGGCGGCCGAGTACCAGAACCGGTACCGGCGCAAGGTGCTGATCCTGCTGATCGTCGCTGTGATATTGGGCCTCGTGGTGACCGGCATTATTGTTTCGAAGCTGAAAAGCTAA